Proteins from a single region of Macrobrachium nipponense isolate FS-2020 chromosome 11, ASM1510439v2, whole genome shotgun sequence:
- the LOC135199332 gene encoding zinc finger FYVE domain-containing protein 21-like: MAGTTGSGKKLVRSKSGLRVVPLNETDRSPFELQEPEWVPDKMSPTCMDCKEKFDFLKRRHHCRRCGRVCCASCCETRLSLPRMCFLDPVRVCGPCAETTTKENLFYNKDLKVLITGAILTQALPSETEETTLVHCRLSPDHRQLIIAGPVDDGSTPLAIPMHRVTGLHVVGREQDPPGNLTVTGLIVQYCLPGEEEDEIGLAAPPDATVSAYSFLTALEKAVFMMQESRAVIGTGE; the protein is encoded by the exons ATGGCAGGAACAACGGGCAGTGGAAAGAAACTCGTTCGTTCCAAGTCTGGCCTGAGGGTTGTGCCCCTAAACGAAACCGACCGGAGCCCTTTCGAGCTACAGGAACCAGAATGGGTACCTGACAAGATG agcccaacatgcATGGACTGTAAGGagaagtttgattttttaaagaGAAGG CATCATTGTCGCAGATGTGGTAGAGTTTGTTGTGCTTCTTGTTGTGAGACTCGATTATCATTGCCACGAATGTGCTTCCTTGATCCTGTACGTGTATGTGGCCCTTGCGCTGAGACAACTACCAAGGAAaatcttttttataataaagacTTAAAAGTTCTAATTACAG GGGCCATTTTAACTCAGGCGCTTCCTTCTGAAACCGAAGAGACAACGCTTGTGCATTGCCGTCTCTCCCCAGATCACCGGCAATTAATAATTGCAGGACCAGTTGATGATGGATCAACTCCTCTTGCCATACCAATGCATCGTGTCACTGGCCTTCATGTTGTGGGACGAGAGCAG GATCCTCCAGGGAATTTAACTGTGACAGGATTAATTGTGCAGTATTGCTTGCCtggagaagaggaagatgaaataGGTCTGGCTGCTCCCCCAGATGCTACTGTGTCTGCATACTCCTTCCTTACAGCTTTAGAAAAGGCTGTGTTCATGATGCAAGAATCTAGGGCTGTTATTGGCACTGGGGAGTGA
- the LOC135199270 gene encoding LOW QUALITY PROTEIN: N-sulphoglucosamine sulphohydrolase-like (The sequence of the model RefSeq protein was modified relative to this genomic sequence to represent the inferred CDS: inserted 1 base in 1 codon), producing the protein MKWRNLLMAIIVLLATSSSEARNVLMIVADDAGREMQVYGNSECKMPHLDTLARRSLTFTSAFTAVSSCSPSRSAILTGLPTHQNGMFGLYQGYHHFSSFDKVRSLPGILSSRGIRTGIVGKKHVGPESVYPFDFSHTEDTESILQVGRNITRIRDLVRQFLRSNDTRPFFLYVGFHDPHRCGHTHPEFGAFCEKFGNREPGMGDIPDWAPTVYDPSTLTLPYFVQNTXTAREDLAAQYTTLSRLDQGIGLVLRELEASGHGQDTLIIYTSDNGIPFPSGRTNFYEPGVVEPLLVSSPEHPSSWGRSTPVLASLLDLTPTVLDWLSAPYPHYYILKKNEPVVLTGKSLLRYLNASSSALLEEGNSVKKNQVHSPKDDNEAVFFSHDLHEITMYYPMRSVRTPKYKLIHNIGYKMPFPIDQDFYISPVFQDILNHTRDMVPLPWYKTLQEYYYRDQWELFDLKLDPEERFNVAEKGSYKDILKDLQSRLWKWQNQTYDPWICGLGAVLQDAGAYADHYACLPLYNKV; encoded by the exons ATGAAGTGGCGAAATCTGCTGATGGCGATCATCGTACTTCTGGCAACTAGCTCCTCTGAAGCCCGCAATGTCTTGATGATTGTCGCTGACGATGCTGGGAGAGAAatgcag GTGTACGGCAACAGTGAATGCAAGATGCCCCACTTGGATACCCTAGCAAGAAGGAGTCTGACCTTCACGTCCGCCTTCACTGCCGTCAGCAGCTGCTCTCCTTCTCGATCGGCCATCCTCACAGGACTCCCCACTCACCAGAATGGCATGTTCGGTCTGTACCAAGGATACCATCACTTCAGCTCCTTCGACAAGGTCCGCAGCCTCCCCGGGATCCTATCCTCGAGGGGCATCCGGACGGGGATCGTAGGAAAGAAACACGTCGGGCCCGAGTCCGTGTATCCCTTCGACTTCTCCCACACCGAGGACACCGAGTCGATCCTGCAAGTCGGGAGGAACATCACTCGAATTCGAGACTTAGTCCGCCAGTTCCTCCGGAGCAATGACACTCGGCCCTTCTTCCTCTACGTCGGTTTTCACGACCCCCACCGATGTGGACACACCCACCCGGAATTCGGCGCCTTCTGCGAGAAATTCGGGAACAGGGAGCCAGGCATGGGAGACATTCCAGACTGGGCGCCCACAGTTTACGACCCCTCGACTCTAACGCTGCCATATTTTGTTCAAAACA CAACTGCTCGCGAGGACCTGGCTGCTCAGTACACCACGCTGTCGCGACTAGACCAGGGGATAGGCTTGGTACTGAGGGAGCTAGAGGCATCGGGGCATGGGCAGGATACCCTGATCATCTACACCTCCGACAACGGCATCCCCTTCCCTTCGGGACGAACTAATTTCTACGAGCCAGGCGTGGTGGAGCCCTTGCTCGTTTCGTCCCCTGAACACCCGTCATCATGGGGAAGGAGTACCCCTGTTCTTGCGTCGCTGCTAGATCTCACGCCGACTGTGTTGGATTGGCTGAGTGCCCCGTATCCTCATTACTATATCCTGAAGAAGAACGAACCTGTAGTGTTGACTGGCAAGTCTTTGCTACGGTACCTCAATGCTTCGTCCAGTGCCCTCTTGGAGGAGGGGAATTCTGTCAAGAAAAACCAGGTGCATTCACCAAAAGACGACAACGAAGCCGTCTTCTTCAGCCACGATCTACACGAGATAACGATGTATTACCCGATGAGGTCCGTCCGCACGCCGAAATACAAACTGATCCATAACATCGGGTATAAAATGCCCTTCCCCATAGACCAGGACTTCTACATATCTCCCGTCTTCCAGGACATCTTGAACCACACGAGGGACATGGTGCCCCTCCCTTGGTACAAAACTCTGCAAGAATACTACTACAGGGACCAGTGGGAGTTGTTCGACCTGAAGCTGGACCCTGAAGAACGTTTCAACGTGGCTGAAAAGGGCAGCTACAAGGATATCCTTAAGGACCTGCAGTCTCGTCTGTGGAAGTGGCAGAACCAGACCTATGACCCTTGGATCTGTGGCCTAGGGGCGGTGTTGCAGGATGCAGGGGCGTATGCTGACCATTACGCGTGTTTGCCTCTGTATAACAAAGTGTGA